In Myxococcus guangdongensis, a single window of DNA contains:
- a CDS encoding DUF1109 domain-containing protein: MKTPMDIDALLQEEPRPPDTAALERALASARGELALRKPVRGWRTQATWVMASSGGLALMAAVVMLAVGAVSAGALWARAPLLLLLLMTSGVCAWGALSPRGRDLRRAAVGLAMACAATLVLARGSPTTPPSLPGWVCTASHLAVGIIPLVVAVVVLRGAAFQPLRALCAGLSVGTTGAFVGELACEQDWRHVAGYHLFAWGFICVVALVLSRTLKPRSYAP; this comes from the coding sequence ATGAAGACGCCCATGGACATCGACGCCCTCCTCCAGGAGGAGCCCCGCCCGCCGGACACCGCGGCCCTCGAGCGCGCCCTCGCGAGCGCCCGGGGCGAGCTGGCGCTGCGCAAGCCCGTGCGCGGCTGGCGCACCCAGGCCACGTGGGTGATGGCGTCCTCTGGAGGCCTCGCGCTGATGGCCGCCGTGGTGATGCTCGCCGTGGGCGCGGTCAGCGCGGGGGCCCTGTGGGCGCGAGCCCCGCTGCTGCTCCTGTTGCTCATGACGAGCGGCGTTTGCGCCTGGGGCGCGCTGTCTCCGCGCGGACGGGATTTGCGGCGGGCCGCCGTGGGCCTGGCCATGGCCTGCGCGGCGACGCTCGTGCTCGCGCGCGGTTCGCCGACGACGCCTCCGTCGCTGCCCGGCTGGGTGTGCACCGCGAGCCATCTGGCCGTGGGCATCATCCCCCTGGTGGTGGCGGTGGTGGTGCTGCGGGGGGCCGCGTTCCAGCCGCTGCGGGCCCTGTGCGCGGGGTTGTCCGTCGGCACGACGGGCGCCTTCGTCGGAGAGCTGGCCTGTGAGCAGGACTGGCGCCACGTCGCCGGTTACCACCTGTTCGCCTGGGGGTTCATCTGTGTGGTGGCCCTCGTCCTTTCACGCACCCTCAAGCCTCGCTCCTACGCCCCATGA
- a CDS encoding RNA polymerase sigma factor has product MGSPSDEELMERFCAGAQDAFEALFARHSGRVQGFLTRMVRDGPLAEDLLQTTFLSVVRARGRYERGTRFSPWLMTIAANAARDALRHRQHVDAYSSGEGTGAPTSAPPPSGDPSLRRHLLDALQQLPPDHREAVVLSKVEGWSFDEIAALRGISAGAARLRAHRGYEKLRELLGGLGEAR; this is encoded by the coding sequence ATGGGGAGTCCCTCGGACGAAGAGCTCATGGAACGGTTCTGCGCTGGTGCACAAGACGCCTTCGAGGCCCTCTTCGCCCGTCATTCGGGGCGGGTGCAGGGCTTCCTGACGCGGATGGTGCGCGACGGACCGCTCGCCGAGGACCTCTTGCAGACCACCTTCCTGTCCGTCGTCCGGGCCCGGGGCCGCTATGAGCGCGGCACCCGCTTCTCCCCCTGGTTGATGACCATCGCCGCCAACGCCGCGCGCGATGCGCTGCGCCACCGTCAACACGTGGACGCCTACTCCTCCGGCGAGGGCACAGGCGCCCCTACATCCGCCCCCCCACCCTCCGGGGACCCGTCCCTGCGCCGCCACCTGCTGGACGCGTTACAACAGCTTCCTCCCGACCACCGCGAGGCGGTGGTGCTGAGCAAGGTGGAGGGCTGGTCGTTCGACGAGATCGCGGCGCTTCGGGGCATCAGCGCGGGGGCCGCGCGACTCCGGGCGCATCGGGGATACGAGAAGCTCCGGGAGCTGCTCGGAGGGCTGGGAGAGGCGCGATGA
- a CDS encoding metallophosphoesterase: MPRWLSLLLFFVPVLALMASAHVYLYRRLVRDLTARQGLRRAAQVLFTLGFLGAVGFRFLGSLFPSDLTRAVGIGLLAWMGLVMYLLFYTLGVELLERGRRRLARRASPPAEPPSGPPSPERRAVITGGLAVGAGLAGVATTSFGAWRAFHPPDVRDIPVRLPRLPRALDGFTLVQLTDIHVGDVLQRHFVDELVARTNALKPDVIAITGDLVDGTVADLGAYVAGFGALRARHGVYFVTGNHDYYSGASSWVAYLERLGINVLRNRAVSIGDASASFMLAGVDDWSADRMGLPGYDLDAALREVSPDQASVLLAHQPSNFDEVARRGVGLQVSGHTHGGQMFPGNVVGDLIWGERNAGLSRTGDSQIYVSRGCGFVGPPMRVGAPPEIARLVLMPG; the protein is encoded by the coding sequence ATGCCCCGCTGGCTCAGCCTCCTCCTGTTCTTCGTCCCCGTGCTCGCGCTGATGGCGAGCGCCCATGTCTACCTCTACCGCCGGCTGGTGAGAGACCTCACCGCGCGCCAGGGGCTGCGCCGCGCGGCGCAGGTGCTCTTCACGCTCGGCTTCCTCGGCGCGGTGGGCTTCCGCTTCCTGGGGAGCCTGTTCCCCTCGGACCTGACCCGCGCGGTGGGCATCGGCCTGCTCGCGTGGATGGGGCTGGTGATGTACCTGCTCTTCTACACGCTGGGGGTGGAGCTGCTCGAGCGAGGCAGGCGCAGGCTCGCGCGCCGTGCCTCACCGCCCGCCGAGCCACCCTCGGGTCCGCCCTCTCCCGAGCGCCGCGCCGTCATCACCGGTGGCCTGGCCGTGGGCGCGGGACTGGCGGGCGTGGCGACGACGTCGTTCGGCGCGTGGCGGGCCTTCCATCCTCCGGACGTGCGCGACATCCCGGTGAGACTGCCCCGGCTGCCTCGGGCGCTGGACGGGTTCACGCTGGTGCAGCTCACCGACATCCACGTGGGGGACGTGCTCCAGCGCCACTTCGTGGACGAGCTGGTGGCGCGCACCAACGCGCTGAAGCCGGATGTCATCGCCATCACCGGGGACCTGGTCGACGGCACCGTGGCGGACCTGGGGGCCTACGTGGCCGGCTTCGGCGCCCTGCGCGCGCGACATGGGGTGTACTTCGTCACCGGAAACCATGACTACTATTCGGGCGCATCGTCATGGGTCGCCTACCTGGAGCGTCTGGGCATCAACGTGTTGCGCAATCGCGCCGTGTCCATCGGCGACGCGAGCGCATCGTTCATGCTCGCGGGCGTGGACGACTGGAGCGCGGACCGGATGGGTCTGCCCGGGTACGACCTGGACGCGGCGCTGCGCGAGGTGAGCCCGGACCAGGCCTCCGTATTGCTGGCGCACCAGCCCTCCAACTTCGACGAGGTGGCCCGACGCGGCGTGGGGCTCCAGGTCTCCGGCCACACCCACGGCGGCCAGATGTTCCCGGGCAACGTGGTGGGAGACCTCATCTGGGGGGAGCGCAACGCGGGGCTCAGCCGCACGGGCGACTCGCAGATCTACGTCAGCCGGGGCTGCGGCTTCGTGGGCCCGCCGATGCGCGTGGGAGCCCCACCCGAGATTGCCCGCCTGGTGCTGATGCCCGGATAG
- a CDS encoding FKBP-type peptidyl-prolyl cis-trans isomerase yields MLRRSVLLCALVLPLMGCGDDPKEPTPPVGNPDDGDPTKVTYAESLNVDLAAMTRLDSGLFLQDQEVGAGPEAVAGRRVQVHYTGWLPDGTRFTTSEGGPALAFDLGAGYVIKGWDQGIVGMRVGGRRRLILPYDLAYGAEGNPPRIPPYSVLIFDTELVSVR; encoded by the coding sequence ATGCTTCGTCGCTCCGTGCTGCTCTGTGCCCTGGTGCTCCCCCTGATGGGGTGTGGAGATGACCCCAAGGAGCCCACGCCGCCGGTGGGCAACCCGGACGATGGTGATCCGACGAAGGTGACGTACGCGGAGAGCCTGAACGTGGACCTGGCGGCGATGACGCGGCTGGACAGTGGCCTCTTCCTCCAGGACCAGGAGGTGGGCGCGGGCCCCGAGGCCGTCGCGGGCCGGCGGGTCCAGGTGCACTACACGGGCTGGCTGCCGGACGGCACGCGCTTCACGACCTCCGAGGGCGGGCCCGCGCTGGCCTTCGACCTGGGGGCGGGGTACGTCATCAAGGGGTGGGATCAGGGCATCGTGGGCATGCGCGTGGGGGGAAGGCGCCGCCTCATCCTCCCGTATGACCTGGCCTACGGCGCGGAGGGGAACCCGCCGAGGATTCCGCCCTACTCGGTGCTCATCTTCGACACGGAGCTCGTCTCGGTCCGCTGA
- a CDS encoding cyclic nucleotide-binding domain-containing protein, translated as MSGTESEVVEGNGEKAGAEGTLQALQALMGLESAATAARLYEELSAAQRERLLRDAALAPARERQQLSEVLSWARDFAGAARLLQGCGADSRMASLYVQGGQYVDAAEAFLRAGDAERAAAAFERGGALERALEVYRGLGSREQVAHCLVRLGRPHEGALLYRELGQPHAEVEALGCVPAGDARHTESVLRMCMLLDAEGFTRRALALLADTLRGSETARGDPALAAEKARLLRRMGMDAEAEAVIARLPAQSSSPEANGYNYLKAIPIFGELSLVDMKDLYRVARQVLIPAGAVMLEKGAAGVGLFVLLEGTVDVYTGTEDDARRLNTLGPGAYLGEISLVQDAPVSARVKARTSVRALRITRAGFQHYLDTHEGAALRIFRLFTQNLAARVRALST; from the coding sequence ATGTCGGGGACCGAGTCGGAAGTGGTCGAGGGGAATGGGGAGAAGGCCGGGGCGGAAGGAACGCTCCAGGCGCTGCAGGCCCTGATGGGGCTGGAGTCCGCCGCGACGGCCGCCCGGCTCTACGAAGAGCTGAGCGCGGCCCAGCGCGAGCGACTGCTGCGGGATGCGGCGCTGGCCCCCGCGCGCGAGCGCCAGCAACTGTCGGAGGTCCTGTCGTGGGCGCGTGACTTCGCGGGCGCCGCGCGGCTCCTGCAGGGCTGCGGCGCGGACTCGCGGATGGCGTCGCTCTATGTCCAGGGCGGCCAGTACGTGGACGCGGCGGAGGCCTTCCTGCGCGCGGGCGATGCGGAGCGGGCGGCCGCGGCCTTCGAGCGGGGTGGCGCGCTGGAGCGGGCCCTGGAGGTTTACCGGGGGCTCGGCTCGCGCGAGCAGGTGGCGCACTGTCTGGTCCGCCTGGGACGTCCGCACGAGGGCGCGCTGCTGTACCGCGAGCTGGGACAGCCCCACGCGGAGGTGGAGGCGCTGGGGTGCGTGCCGGCGGGAGACGCGCGTCACACCGAGTCGGTGTTGCGCATGTGCATGCTGCTGGACGCGGAGGGCTTCACGCGCCGGGCGCTGGCGCTGCTCGCGGACACTCTGCGCGGCTCGGAGACGGCGCGCGGAGATCCGGCCCTGGCCGCGGAGAAGGCGCGGCTGCTTCGCCGCATGGGCATGGACGCGGAAGCCGAGGCCGTCATCGCCCGGCTCCCCGCGCAGAGCTCCTCGCCGGAGGCCAACGGGTACAACTACCTCAAGGCCATCCCCATCTTCGGCGAGCTGTCGCTGGTGGACATGAAGGACCTCTATCGCGTGGCGCGCCAGGTCCTCATCCCCGCGGGCGCCGTCATGTTGGAGAAGGGCGCCGCGGGCGTGGGCCTCTTCGTGCTGCTGGAGGGCACCGTGGACGTCTACACCGGCACGGAGGACGACGCGCGCCGGCTCAACACCCTGGGGCCCGGGGCCTACCTGGGAGAGATTTCCCTGGTGCAGGACGCGCCCGTGTCGGCGCGGGTGAAGGCTCGCACGTCGGTGCGCGCGCTGCGCATCACCCGCGCGGGCTTCCAGCACTACCTGGACACGCACGAGGGCGCCGCGCTGCGCATCTTCCGGCTCTTCACGCAGAACCTCGCCGCGCGGGTGCGGGCCCTCAGCACCTGA
- the fusA gene encoding elongation factor G, with protein sequence MPRSTRIERYRNIGIMAHIDAGKTTLTERVLFFTGRIHSTGEVHDGSTEMDWLPQEKQRGITITSAATTAFWSPRTGPSAGMPHRINILDTPGHVDFTIEVERSLRVLDGAVAVFDASQGVEPQSEAVWRQADRYGVPRIAFINKMDKVGADFVMSLESIRERLGARPVAVQWPLMSADSEFQGLVDLVRMKTVLFDGDGGEYRDGLPIPEEARAEVERWRLRLIEAAADLDDAVMEKFVDGRLDEIGEAELVRALRAGTLSRALVPVLAGAAFKKKGVQMLLDAVVDYLPAPSDLPAVEGSVYGTEQRTTREPTDDSPPAALAFKMMSDKNVGNIVFLRVYSGTLRAGTVLLNSATGKRERVGRLMFMHANRREEVEEVHAGDIAAALGLKSVRTGDTLSDVEAPVVLESLGFPEPVVHLAVEAKSPAELPKLEEGLQRLAAEDPSLRVGVDPESGQVLLSGMGELHLEVVVDRLRTEYGVEARVGQPKVAYRDTLQRAVRQEYRHVRQSGGPGQYAYVVLDVAPAARGAGLVFVDDTKGGSIPRELVPAIQKGVAGAMEKGVREGVALVDVEVRLVDGDTHVRDSTPQAFATAGSLALREAVRAAGVRVLEPVMSVEVTTPEEYLGDVLGDLAARRGRVLGMEDRGNARVVSARVPMASLFGYVTSLRGRTQGRAQASMRLGEYEPLPEALQPSLAVTHA encoded by the coding sequence ATGCCTCGCAGCACTCGCATCGAGCGGTATCGCAACATCGGCATCATGGCGCACATCGACGCGGGCAAGACGACGCTCACCGAGCGCGTCCTGTTCTTCACCGGTCGCATCCACTCCACGGGCGAGGTGCATGACGGCTCCACGGAGATGGACTGGCTGCCGCAGGAGAAGCAGCGCGGCATCACCATCACCTCCGCGGCCACCACCGCGTTCTGGTCTCCTCGCACGGGGCCCTCTGCGGGCATGCCCCATCGCATCAACATCCTGGACACGCCGGGACACGTGGACTTCACCATCGAGGTGGAGCGCTCCCTGCGCGTGCTGGATGGCGCGGTGGCCGTGTTCGACGCGAGCCAGGGCGTGGAGCCCCAGTCGGAGGCCGTGTGGCGTCAGGCGGACCGCTACGGCGTCCCGCGCATCGCGTTCATCAACAAGATGGACAAGGTGGGCGCGGACTTCGTCATGAGCCTGGAGTCCATCCGGGAGCGGCTGGGGGCTCGCCCGGTGGCGGTGCAGTGGCCGCTGATGAGCGCGGACTCGGAGTTCCAGGGACTGGTGGACCTGGTCCGGATGAAGACGGTCCTCTTCGACGGCGACGGCGGCGAGTACCGCGACGGCCTGCCCATTCCCGAGGAGGCGCGCGCGGAGGTGGAGCGGTGGCGGCTGCGGCTCATCGAGGCGGCGGCGGACCTGGACGACGCGGTGATGGAGAAGTTCGTGGACGGACGTCTGGACGAGATTGGCGAGGCGGAGCTCGTGCGTGCGTTGCGCGCGGGGACGCTGTCACGCGCGCTGGTGCCGGTGCTCGCCGGGGCGGCGTTCAAGAAGAAGGGAGTGCAGATGCTGTTGGACGCCGTCGTCGACTACCTGCCCGCGCCGTCGGACCTGCCGGCGGTGGAAGGCTCCGTGTACGGCACGGAGCAGCGGACCACGCGCGAGCCCACGGACGACAGTCCTCCGGCCGCGCTGGCCTTCAAGATGATGAGCGACAAGAACGTGGGGAACATCGTCTTCCTGCGCGTGTACTCGGGCACGCTGCGCGCGGGCACCGTGCTGCTCAACTCCGCCACCGGCAAGCGGGAGCGGGTGGGCCGACTGATGTTCATGCATGCCAATCGCCGGGAGGAGGTGGAGGAGGTCCATGCTGGAGACATCGCCGCGGCGCTCGGCCTGAAGAGCGTGCGTACGGGAGACACGCTGAGCGACGTGGAGGCCCCCGTGGTGCTCGAGTCGCTCGGCTTCCCGGAGCCCGTGGTGCACCTGGCCGTGGAGGCGAAGTCCCCGGCGGAGCTGCCGAAGCTGGAAGAGGGCCTGCAGCGTCTGGCGGCGGAGGACCCGTCGCTGCGCGTGGGCGTGGACCCGGAGAGCGGCCAGGTGCTGCTGTCCGGAATGGGTGAGCTTCACCTGGAGGTCGTCGTGGACCGATTGAGGACGGAGTACGGCGTGGAGGCGCGCGTGGGACAGCCCAAGGTGGCCTACCGCGACACGCTCCAGCGCGCGGTGCGCCAGGAGTACCGCCACGTCCGTCAATCGGGCGGGCCCGGGCAGTATGCGTACGTGGTGCTGGACGTGGCTCCGGCGGCGCGGGGCGCGGGGCTCGTCTTCGTGGACGACACCAAGGGTGGCTCCATCCCGAGGGAGCTGGTGCCGGCCATCCAGAAGGGCGTGGCGGGGGCCATGGAGAAGGGCGTGCGTGAAGGCGTGGCGCTCGTGGACGTGGAGGTCCGGTTGGTGGATGGAGACACGCACGTGCGCGACTCCACGCCCCAGGCGTTCGCCACGGCCGGCTCCCTGGCGCTGCGGGAGGCGGTGCGGGCCGCGGGCGTGCGGGTGCTCGAACCCGTGATGTCGGTGGAGGTGACGACGCCCGAGGAGTACCTGGGCGACGTGCTGGGTGACCTCGCCGCGCGGCGGGGCAGGGTGTTGGGGATGGAGGACCGTGGCAACGCGCGAGTCGTCTCGGCGCGCGTGCCCATGGCCAGCCTCTTCGGCTACGTGACGAGTCTGCGTGGCCGTACGCAGGGCAGGGCCCAGGCGAGCATGCGCCTGGGTGAGTACGAGCCGTTGCCGGAGGCGCTCCAGCCGTCCCTGGCCGTGACTCACGCTTGA
- a CDS encoding DEAD/DEAH box helicase, producing MTFDELQLHDTLLRAVKAEGYTTPTPIQAKAIPHALLGKDVLGVAQTGTGKTAAFALPILQRLSAKAPAGGHRPIRCLVLTPTRELAGQVGESFMTYGKNLPLKHAVIFGGVGQAAQVQALQRGLDVLVATPGRLLDLMDQGYVSLRSLEVFVLDEADRMLDMGFIHDVRKVIKALPAKRQTLFFSATMPPEIVDLSRNLLTDPVRVEVTPVSSTAETVAQQVYFVEREQKRGLLTHLLKDGKISRALVFTRTKHGANRVAKQLEGSGVTAAAIHGNKSQNARERALDEFRSGTLRVLVATDIAARGIDIDGLSFVINYDLPNVPEQYVHRIGRTGRAGATGTAVSFCDGEERAYLRDIERTIRRSVPVVEDHPYRSGMAPPRPGASATVDAPVSRGPNPGAQARGGQGGGGGGGRGGNALGGASRRRRGGRGGGGGQGRSEGGNRSARPGGAGPSRGNAQAPRGPGGSSPRPAASAGPSKPADAPPSRREAPKWL from the coding sequence ATGACTTTCGACGAATTGCAGCTTCACGACACCCTCCTGCGCGCGGTCAAGGCGGAGGGCTACACCACCCCCACGCCCATCCAGGCGAAGGCGATTCCCCACGCGTTGTTGGGCAAGGACGTCCTCGGCGTGGCGCAGACGGGCACGGGGAAGACGGCGGCGTTCGCGCTGCCCATCCTCCAGCGCCTGTCCGCGAAGGCGCCCGCGGGCGGCCACCGCCCGATTCGATGCCTGGTGCTCACCCCGACGCGCGAGCTCGCCGGCCAGGTGGGCGAGAGCTTCATGACGTACGGCAAGAACCTGCCGTTGAAGCACGCGGTGATCTTCGGCGGCGTGGGACAGGCGGCGCAGGTGCAGGCGCTCCAGCGCGGCTTGGACGTGCTGGTGGCGACGCCGGGCCGCCTGTTGGACCTGATGGATCAGGGCTACGTGTCCCTGCGCTCGCTCGAGGTGTTCGTGCTCGACGAGGCGGACCGCATGCTGGACATGGGGTTCATCCACGACGTGCGCAAGGTCATCAAGGCGCTGCCGGCGAAGCGTCAGACGCTGTTCTTCAGCGCGACGATGCCGCCGGAAATCGTGGACCTGTCGCGCAACCTGCTGACGGACCCCGTGCGCGTGGAGGTGACGCCGGTCTCCAGCACCGCGGAGACGGTGGCGCAGCAGGTGTACTTCGTGGAGCGCGAGCAGAAGCGCGGTCTGCTGACGCACCTGCTGAAGGACGGAAAGATTTCGCGGGCGCTGGTCTTCACGCGCACCAAGCATGGCGCGAACCGCGTGGCCAAGCAGCTCGAGGGCTCGGGCGTGACGGCCGCGGCGATTCACGGCAACAAGAGCCAGAACGCGCGTGAGCGCGCGCTGGACGAGTTCCGCTCCGGGACGCTGCGGGTGCTGGTGGCCACGGACATCGCGGCGCGCGGCATCGACATCGACGGGCTGAGCTTCGTCATCAACTACGACCTGCCGAACGTGCCGGAGCAGTACGTGCACCGCATCGGCCGCACGGGCCGGGCGGGTGCGACGGGCACCGCGGTGTCCTTCTGCGACGGTGAGGAGCGCGCGTACCTGCGCGACATCGAGCGGACCATCCGGCGCAGCGTGCCGGTGGTGGAGGACCACCCGTACCGCTCGGGCATGGCGCCGCCGCGTCCCGGGGCCTCGGCCACGGTGGATGCGCCGGTGTCTCGCGGTCCGAATCCTGGCGCCCAGGCGCGAGGCGGGCAGGGCGGCGGTGGTGGTGGTGGCCGGGGTGGCAACGCTCTCGGTGGTGCCTCGCGTCGTCGGCGGGGTGGCCGGGGTGGTGGCGGTGGCCAGGGGCGGTCCGAGGGTGGCAATCGCTCGGCGCGTCCGGGGGGGGCGGGCCCGAGTCGTGGCAATGCGCAGGCGCCGCGCGGTCCGGGTGGTTCCTCGCCCCGGCCCGCGGCCTCCGCCGGGCCGTCGAAGCCCGCTGATGCGCCTCCCTCGCGTCGCGAAGCGCCGAAGTGGCTGTGA
- a CDS encoding pyridoxamine 5'-phosphate oxidase family protein produces the protein MSALALADRGTTLPRELEAQWARTRQLFSRAFASSLHFSIATVDADGAPHVTPIGSVLLGEPGRGVFFEVFTRRLSANLSRDSRVSILAVDSGRGFWLRSLFRGHFARAPAMRLVGRVLGPPRRATKEEQQRFARRVGAVRWMKGHDLLWGRLEFVRDFAVERIEPVHLGAMTAHLE, from the coding sequence ATGAGCGCCCTGGCACTCGCTGACCGCGGCACCACCCTGCCCCGGGAGCTTGAGGCGCAGTGGGCGCGGACGCGTCAGTTGTTCTCGCGAGCCTTCGCCAGCTCGCTCCACTTCTCCATCGCCACCGTCGATGCGGACGGAGCGCCCCATGTCACGCCCATCGGCTCCGTGCTGCTGGGCGAGCCTGGACGTGGGGTCTTCTTCGAGGTCTTCACACGACGGCTCTCGGCGAACCTCTCACGTGACTCACGGGTGAGCATCCTCGCCGTGGACAGCGGGAGGGGGTTCTGGCTCCGCTCGCTGTTCAGGGGCCACTTCGCGCGGGCGCCCGCCATGCGCCTCGTCGGCCGCGTCCTCGGGCCGCCTCGTCGCGCCACGAAAGAGGAACAACAGCGCTTCGCGAGACGGGTGGGCGCTGTCCGATGGATGAAGGGGCATGACCTGCTGTGGGGCCGACTCGAGTTCGTCCGCGACTTCGCGGTCGAACGAATCGAGCCCGTTCACCTCGGCGCGATGACGGCCCACCTCGAATAG